Proteins encoded in a region of the Planococcus citri chromosome 1, ihPlaCitr1.1, whole genome shotgun sequence genome:
- the KdelR gene encoding ER lumen protein-retaining receptor, producing the protein MNIFRLSGDLAHVLAIIILLLKIWKTRSCAGISGRSQLLFAMVFTARYLDLFTTFISVYNSAMKIMFIVASYGTLYLIYIKFKVTYDRSHDTFRVEYLLVPTALLALAINHGFTPIEIFWAFSIYLEAVAILPQLFMISKTGEAESITSHYLFALGSYRGLYIINWIYRYYTETHYDLIAIIAGVVQTVLYCDFFYLYITKVLKGKRLALPA; encoded by the exons ATGAACATTTTTAGATTATCAGGTGATCTTGCTCATGTCCTGGCAATTATTATACTACTTCTCAAAATATGGAAAACAAGGTCTTGTGCAG GTATTTCGGGAAGATCGCAATTACTATTCGCTATGGTGTTTACGGCTAGATACTTGGATTTGTTTACGACGTTCATTTCGGTGTACAATAGTGCGATGAAGATAATGTTCATCGTAGCATCTTACGGTACACTTTACCTGATTTATATCAAATTTAAAGTCACCTACGATCGAAGTCACGATACATTCAG AGTGGAATATTTGCTAGTCCCAACAGCTCTGTTAGCTCTCGCGATTAATCATGGATTCACACCAATCGAG ATATTTTGGGCATTCAGTATTTATTTAGAAGCCGTCGCCATATTACCGCAACTATTCATGATTTCGAAAACCGGTGAAGCTGAAAGTATCACTTCTCATTACCTATTCGCCTTAGGTTCCTACCGAGGTTTGTACATCATCAATTGGATCTACCGATACTACACCGAAACCCATTACGATCTCATTGCTATCATAGCTGGAGTTGTACAAACCGTATTGTATTGCGATTTCTTCTATTTATACATTACCAAAG ttttgaaagGCAAGCGACTGGCTCTTCCGGCTTGA
- the l(2)gl gene encoding lethal(2) giant larvae protein homolog 1 translates to MWKFVQRNKSHHVSAERQKLQKELFSFRKTVQHGFPNKPTALAWDPELRIAAIGTASGAIKIFGKSGVEFYGHYSTADRSVTDIAFIPNEGKLVSLSDCNSLSLWEINDNAVEEVKSLVMEGKLKTISSLYVENSKENVLVGTEEGNIYFISLSSFTVTEKVIYQDVVIQSVPEERLKKHPGALKKNPGAVEIIFEQPNNPNNLLIGYSRGLMVLWDKENSVALKTYLMLNNQQLESLCWSPEGNKFVSSHNDGSYIYWSVDLDEPEEEPITVYGPFPCKAITKILWRKSADDDETKYVIFSGGMPRASYSDRHTVTVQKGTDKHVVFDFTSKVIDFFTTDSRLDGACEALIVLLEEEIVAIDLKSDDWRTISLPYLVSLHSSAVTYLTYVCDVSAKIWNDIVSAGKLQSQETSALEWPIDGGILKTNPDDEKKYRDVFITGHEDGSVRFWDAGSTVLSLIYVFKSNLYFSADDDFFDDDIANNQAEEEEEWPPFKKVGCFDPYVDDPRFAIKKVSFCGLSGALTVAGTAGQIIVCDLVRNATFDAAIEKNVKISTINLIPETESFADIRQNWKGFQKLLLKGKVNKDETTLSLPSGFQPSCILQLLPPTPITALALHSAWHLIAVGTAYGLALYDYKTNSKILYKCTLNASDFSTLNEPPISRTKSFKKSLRESFRRIRKGRASVRHNETKQRSGSKSPCSPVSPAADSKKSGNEPSSSSPSVMSPIEAKPIERAIEARPADDAIGNMVRCLCFAHTNIVNGQTLTPSLWAGTNNGSVYIFTMLIPGGSKRKNEKVCAQLGKEIQLKHRAPVVSLSIIDGANKALPEPFEVEEGLCKPADHSSPHHVVIGSEEQFKVFSLPNLKPTCKLKLTAMEGSKVRRMNLAAFKSSNHVETCLLSLTNLGECIVLSLPDLRRLVTAAVIKREDINGISSLAFTKWGEGLYLHSSSEIQRITLSASRKTIPRCTLKSHSKKKAQSSPIKEKLNSTLNSSGNLISDGIPEEDEEQELEENNRDKKNSSSLFDIKKSVTDEENQSAYNHDISAITVDSVKDHLNSVNNDDTRNCHTPCSQLLADKNIKKELNNSNVSNTSETNVSASSSDTTLENSIANVSITENRVEVSV, encoded by the exons ATGTGGAAGTTCGTGCAACGTAATAAATCACACCATGTATCAGCAGAACGCCAGAAACTGCAGAAGGAGCTTTTCTCCTTTCGCAAG ACGGTGCAACATGGATTCCCGAATAAACCTACTGCCCTGGCTTGGGATCCGGAATTGCGAATTGCTGCCATTGGAACAGCATCAGGAGCTATTAAAAT atttgggAAAAGCGGTGTGGAATTTTACGGTCACTACTCAACTGCTGATCGAAGTGTAACTGATATTGCATTTATACCGAACGAA GGTAAATTGGTCTCATTATCGGATTGTAATTCGTTAAGCTTGTGGGAAATAAACGACAACGCGGTCGAAGAAGTGAAATCTTTGGTCATGGAAGGAAA ATTGAAAACGATCTCATCTTTATACGTGGAGAACTCCAAAGAGAATGTTCTAGTTGGTACAGAAGAAGGCAACATTTACTTCATATCTTTATCTTCTTTCACGGTGACTGAAAAAGTTATCTATCAAGATGTCGTGATCCAAAG CGTCCCTGAGGAACGTTTAAAGAAACATCCTGGAGCTTTGAAGAAGAATCCTGGAGCGGTTGAAATAATCTTCGAGCAGCCAAATAATCCGAATAATTTATTAATCGGATATAGTCGCGGATTAATGGTGTTATGGGATAAAGAGAATTCAGTTGCTTTGAAG acGTATTTGATGTTGAACAATCAACAACTAGAAAGCCTGTGTTGGTCACCTGAAGGTAACAAATTTGTTTCCTCGCATAACGACGGAAGCTACATATACTGGAGCGTCGATTTGGACGAACCAGAAGAAGAACCGATTACTGTCTATGGTCCTTTCCCTTGTAAAGCTATCACGAAAATATTATGGCGCAAATCGGCCGATGATGACGA AACAAAATACGTGATATTCAGCGGCGGTATGCCTCGTGCTAGTTACAGCGATCGTCATACTGTTACAGTTCAAAAAGGAACCGATAAACACGTAGTTTTCGATTTTACTTCCAAAGTAATCGATTTCTTCACGACCGATTCTCGTCTCGATGGAG CTTGCGAAGCGCTGATCGTGTTATTGGAGGAGGAAATCGTCGCAATTGATTTAAAATCAGATGACTGGCGAACGATTTCGTTGCCTTATTTGGTATCTTTGCATTCGAGCGCTGTAACTTATCTCACGTACGTTTGTGACGTATCGGCTAAAATTTGGAACGATATTGTATCCGCTGGAAAGCTACAATCTCAAGAAACGTCTGCTTTG gAGTGGCCTATCGACGgaggtattttgaaaactaaCCCGGACGACGAGAAGAAATACCGAGATGTATTTATCACCGGTCACGAAGACGGTTCTGTACGATTTTGGGATGCTGGATCAACGGTGCTCTCGTTAATCTACGTATTCAAAAGTAATTTATACTTTTCCGCTGACGATGATTTCTTCGACGATGATATCGCCAATAATCAggccgaagaagaagaagaatggcctccttttaaaaaa GTCGGATGTTTTGATCCTTACGTTGATGATCCTCGATTCGCGATCAAGAAAGTGTCGTTTTGCGGTCTTTCCGGAGCTCTGACCGTAGCCGGTACTGCTGGTCAGATTATTGTGTGTGATTTAGTACGAAATGCCACCTTTGATGCTGCCATCGAAAAGAATGTCAAG ATCTCGACGATAAACTTAATCCCGGAGACAGAAAGTTTCGCAGATATCAGACAAAACTGGAAAGGTTTCCAAAAGCTGCTGCTGAAAGGCAAAGTCAACAAAGACGAAACAACATTATCATTGCCCAGTGGTTTCCAACCTTCGTGTATCCTTCAATTACTCCCTCCCACTCCTATAACAGCCCTAGCTTTACATTCTGCATGGCACCTGATCGCCGTTGGAACTGCTTATGGCTTGGCTTTGTACGATTACAAAACTAATTCGAAAATACTCTACAAATGTACTCTGAACGCGAGCG ATTTTTCGACTCTAAACGAACCACCTATTTCGAGAACAAAATCATTCAAGAAATCGTTACGTGAATCATTCCGTCGTATTCGTAAAGGACGAGCTTCCGTTCGTCATAATGAGACTAAGCAACGTAGCGGTTCAAAATCGCCTTGCTCTCCGGTCTCACCTGCCGCTGATTCTAAAAAATCTGG CAATGAGCCGTCCTCCAGTAGTCCGTCCGTGATGAGTCCGATTGAAGCTAAACCGATCGAAAGAGCTATTGAAGCTCGACCAGCCGATGATGCCATTGGTAACATGGTCAGGTGTTTGTGTTTCGCTCACACCAACATTGTAAATG GACAAACATTAACTCCAAGTTTATGGGCTGGAACTAATAACGGAAGTGTGTACATTTTCACTATGCTTATACCTGGTGGCTCTAAGAGAAAGAACGAGAAAGTATGTGCTCAATTAG gaAAGGAAATACAGTTGAAGCACAGAGCTCCGGTGGTATCTTTATCGATCATCGATGGCGCCAACAAAGCCCTTCCGGAACCGTTCGAAGTAGAAGAAGGTCTTTGTAAACCAGCAGATCACTCGTCTCCTCATCATGTGGTCATTGGCTCCGAAGAACAATTCAAA GTATTCTCGTTGCCGAATTTAAAACCCACCTGTAAATTGAAACTCACCGCTATGGAGGGATCTAAAGTCCGACGGATGAATTTAGCCGCGTTTAAATCGTCCAACCATGTAGAAACATGTTTGCTTTCGTTGACTAATCTCGGAGAATGTATCGTTCTAAGTTTGCCCGATTTAAGAAGACTCGTCACAGCAGCTGTGATCAAACGAGAAGATATCAA cGGAATATCGAGTTTAGCTTTTACAAAATGGGGAGAAGGATTGTATTTACATTCGAGCAGCGAAATACAACGTATCACTCTGTCTGCCAGCCGCAAAACAATCCCTCGTTGTACGTTGAAATCGCACAGTAAAAAGAAAGCTCAATCTTCGCCGATCAAAGAGAAGCTGAATTCGACTTTGAACAGTTCTGGTAACCTGATCAGTGACGGTATTCCCGAAGAAGATGAAGAACAAGAGCTCGAAGAAAACAATCGCGATAAGAAAA ATTCGTCTTCGCTTTTCGATATTAAAAAATCTGTTACGGATGAAGAAAACCAAAGCGCTTATAATCACGATATCAGCGCCATCACCGTTGACTCGGTCAAAGATCATTTGAATAG TGTTAATAACGACGATACTCGAAATTGCCATACACCTTGTTCTCAACTACTCGCCGATAAGAACATAAAGAAGGAGTTAAATAACAGTAACGTCAGCAACACTAGTGAAACCAACGTATCCGCATCTTCTTCCGATACTACTCTCGAAA ATTCAATCGCTAACGTCTCCATAACCGAGAACAGAGTCGAAGTTAGCGTTTAG